AAATATTACGACTTTAATCGTTTCATTCATAATCATGTTTGTAGGGATTGAAGTTATTTCTACTAATATTCCTAAGCTTGTACAAGGAGATTATAGTGAACCAAGTACTTTAACAATTTGGGTAAGTATGGCAAGTGGTATTATCATGTTTTTCGTATATTTATATAACTCGAATCTATCTAAAAAAACAAAAAGTACATCGTTAAAATCTGCTGCTAGAGATAACCTTTCAGATGCTTTAGTAAGTATGGGTACAGGGATAGGACTTATTTTTACTCAATTTGGATATCCAATAATGGATATTATATTAGCCATTATTCTTGGGGGCATTATCGTTTATACAGGTTTTACAATATTTAAAGAATCTATCTTTACTTTGAGTGACGGTTTCCATGAAAAGGATTTAAATAATTATGTAGAAGCAATAGAAGATATACCAGGTGTAATCGATATTCCATCTATTAAAGGTAGATATCACGGAAATAGCGTCTTTTTAGATGTAACAATAGTTGTAGACAAAAACTTAACACTAGATGAAGCACACGATATATGTGATTTAGTTGAAAACCAATTAAGAGAAGCCGGCGTTTATTCTTCATATGTACATGCAGAACCAAATTTATAAAATATTTACTTAATAAATAAATTATTAAAATAATACAAATAAATATGATACTATTAAAGTATAAGTGTTTGGCAATATCTTAAGGGGATGTTATGAATGCAAATACTCGGAAAAGGCTATGAAAATGATCATCATTATTTTCATGTGATATCAGATCAAAATCACCTCATTAAAGTTCGAGTTCCAGAAGATATGGACGATGATGATTTGAGAAACTTGTTAAAAGCAGTTTGTAATGATTATGATGAGAGTAATAGCTAAATCACATAAATTATTTAATGAAGTCATATATATCATAAGGCTTATTAAAAGAACTATAGAAAAGAGTGGCGATAAAGTCTTAGACTTTGTCGCCATTTTTTTATAATATAGATAAAATTTTATTTAGGAGTTGATTCTATGTTAAATTTTATTTTGAATTTATCAAGTCATGGCTCACATGATAAATAGAGCCCGTGAATTTATCAAGTCAGGGTCCACATGATAAATAGGAATAAGTTTTTAAAATAAAAAACTGCCAACAAGTTCACTTTTAGTGACT
This portion of the Mammaliicoccus vitulinus genome encodes:
- a CDS encoding cation diffusion facilitator family transporter; amino-acid sequence: MANNLRIAQRGAYISLVTYIVLSILKYIVGTSYHSSALRADSLNNLTDIFVSVAVLIGLKISIKPADKNHPYGHMKTENITTLIVSFIIMFVGIEVISTNIPKLVQGDYSEPSTLTIWVSMASGIIMFFVYLYNSNLSKKTKSTSLKSAARDNLSDALVSMGTGIGLIFTQFGYPIMDIILAIILGGIIVYTGFTIFKESIFTLSDGFHEKDLNNYVEAIEDIPGVIDIPSIKGRYHGNSVFLDVTIVVDKNLTLDEAHDICDLVENQLREAGVYSSYVHAEPNL